In the genome of Ignisphaera cupida, one region contains:
- the amrB gene encoding AmmeMemoRadiSam system protein B, producing MREGFIREPQAAAWGFYSYNKNQLLKELESAFTNARFGPGSLPKKKQGEVIIIGGVVPHAGYSYSAYCAAWFYKELAENKQSVDTVILIGTNHTGFGKTITTTTYYASWATPLGLVDIDKEFINMLKNVYTGLDDDALAHTREHSLEVQLPFLQYIYENKFRIVPIVVKNVSYQEAKEFAKALKDVGEALKRDVVVIASSDFTHHGSIYDYVLFHVNISQNVRELDKKFIDAILDLDTRKFLKLIEDYNATVCGFGAIAIAMEYAKLVDGKAKLLKYYHSADVTGDEDIVVGYASIMFYK from the coding sequence TTGAGAGAAGGTTTTATTAGAGAGCCACAAGCTGCTGCATGGGGTTTTTACTCATATAACAAAAACCAGCTCTTAAAAGAATTAGAAAGTGCATTTACCAACGCAAGGTTTGGTCCTGGATCACTACCAAAGAAGAAACAAGGAGAGGTTATAATTATTGGTGGTGTTGTACCCCATGCTGGATATAGCTACTCAGCATATTGTGCTGCATGGTTTTATAAAGAACTTGCTGAAAATAAACAATCAGTAGATACCGTGATTTTGATTGGAACAAACCATACAGGATTTGGCAAAACAATAACAACAACAACTTACTATGCTTCATGGGCAACACCTCTGGGTCTTGTTGATATTGATAAAGAATTCATTAACATGTTGAAAAATGTGTACACGGGTTTAGATGATGATGCACTAGCACATACACGAGAGCATTCACTGGAGGTTCAACTACCATTTCTTCAATACATATACGAAAACAAATTTAGAATTGTGCCTATAGTTGTTAAAAATGTTTCTTATCAAGAAGCGAAGGAATTTGCAAAAGCATTGAAAGATGTAGGAGAAGCCCTTAAGAGAGATGTTGTTGTTATTGCTTCTTCAGATTTTACGCATCATGGTTCAATATATGACTATGTACTATTCCATGTAAATATATCTCAAAATGTTAGAGAACTTGACAAGAAGTTTATAGATGCTATATTAGATCTTGACACGAGAAAGTTTCTAAAACTTATAGAGGATTATAATGCAACCGTATGTGGGTTTGGAGCAATAGCTATTGCAATGGAGTATGCAAAGCTTGTTGATGGTAAGGCGAAGTTGTTGAAGTATTATCACTCAGCTGATGTTACTGGAGATGAGGATATTGTAGTAGGATATGCATCTATAATGTTTTATAAATAG
- a CDS encoding aldo/keto reductase, with translation MVENNVSKYRKVLGKTGEKISPLGFGTHNIRDFINAEKALLKTIEYGINVFEISETYANGLVIEFFGRFLTKIKRDEVFIVFRVSPLILANPNTAEIKFKNILQKMNISHVDVIMLGWYEDAIPLDFQLRSLERIVDSGYARYIGVSGLKLKQLSNALNIMKKHEIAMIQNKYNVLDKRIEKDLIPFAIKNNITIQACSALEKGHALKHPVVIHIASKYGKTPAQVALSYIFSKPNVVALIKSENIDHVIEDIMSLNLVLSEEDLNALKSI, from the coding sequence TTGGTTGAAAACAATGTTTCAAAATATAGAAAGGTTTTGGGGAAAACTGGGGAGAAGATATCTCCACTTGGATTTGGAACACATAACATAAGAGATTTCATAAATGCTGAAAAAGCTTTGCTTAAGACAATAGAATATGGTATAAATGTTTTTGAAATATCTGAAACATATGCAAATGGACTAGTAATTGAGTTTTTTGGAAGATTTTTAACTAAGATAAAAAGAGATGAGGTATTTATAGTTTTTAGAGTTTCACCACTAATCTTAGCAAATCCAAATACTGCAGAGATAAAATTCAAAAACATTCTACAAAAAATGAATATAAGTCATGTTGATGTTATAATGCTTGGATGGTACGAGGATGCCATACCACTGGATTTTCAGCTAAGATCTCTGGAAAGAATTGTTGATTCTGGATATGCTAGATACATTGGTGTAAGTGGTTTAAAGTTGAAGCAGCTTTCAAATGCTTTAAACATTATGAAAAAACATGAAATTGCAATGATTCAGAACAAGTACAATGTTTTGGATAAGCGTATAGAGAAAGATCTGATACCATTTGCTATTAAAAACAACATTACTATACAAGCATGTTCTGCTCTTGAAAAAGGACATGCTTTGAAACATCCAGTTGTTATACATATTGCAAGTAAATATGGGAAAACACCTGCACAAGTTGCCTTAAGCTATATATTTTCTAAACCAAATGTTGTAGCTCTCATAAAAAGCGAAAACATAGATCATGTAATAGAGGATATAATGTCATTAAATCTTGTATTGAGTGAAGAAGATTTAAACGCTTTAAAATCTATATAA